The window ACCCTCCTGAGCCCGCATTCCTTTCGCAGGGTCAGTGGGCTGAACAATACCAGGACCCCCGATGCATGCCGTACCGTACCTCCATGGACTCCTGTCATGATTCAATCGTCGGAGATGAAGCGCAGCCTCTCAGCCGGCCGGCTGCTCGGCTGGATGGCACGCTGACGAGGAGGCCATGTCATGAACGCGACAGAGGACCAGGCGCGCATCCCACAGGTGACAAAGATGTGCGAAAAGGTAATTACAGGCACGAGCAGCACGCGCTCCGTGCATAATCAGGGTGTGAGACTCGTTGCAGGTACAACATACTCGCCGTTGGCAAGCGGCTTCGACAAGCAGCAGGTTGTGCGCCGTTTCACATAGcgggtgggtggtggtggtgcctgGGCCGAACGAGTTCTCCGCGGCACCACCTTCCCCGTACCCCATTCCCGTACCCCGGCCCCGTACTTCGGTACTTGGGGCCCCGAGGTACCTGCGGCCACCCACCAATACCGCACatgcatctacagtactgtacagtccAAGTATAGGTAGGGTGCTAGGTACTTGGGCGGGCGCTAGAGGTACCTGGCAGGGAGGCGATGCCCTGCGACGCGGTACcattgcaagtacggagtacagcataCTGCCTCCGTGCATGCCCTTCcatagtacagtactgtaccagtGGACCATTGCACCGCACCGTGTCCCAGGCGGACACCTGCATACAGGTACGCTTGCGCGTGCAAATGTGCAAACCGTAGgtgtaatacttgtacttgggaCCGGTACAAATTTGCGCCGTGACATGTGCATGCGAGTTCGAGGTAATGCTCTCCGTAATTCCAGCACATGCATGCCCATGTACGAGTAGGCAGGCGTAGGCGTAGTATCCGTCAGCGTGTCGTACGCGCCGAAGAGTGAATCACAATGCCCGCAATGCCGTGCCGTTCTGACTCCTGCGCAAACCCGAATCTTGCTCCATTATTGTTGCACGCATGTGCGACCGGGCTGTGAATGCTCCCCGGGGGGAGCGCATGCTCATTTCAGGGAGCTCTGCCTGTGTTGGATATGGCTTGCAGCCGCTCTCGCCAATGTTgtgctcaagtacatgtcaACGTACAACTAATTATTGCTGCACCCCGTAATGTACGTACGTAAGTGGAGagtgctaggtactaccCACAACCAGGTACCTACAATTACAAGTGctggcaagtacttgtaggcgtaCAGTGGACGGTACAACTACCTGAACGGCTGAAGAACCCCCAGACTGCATGGGGTCGGGGGAAGGATGGGGCGATACGACATCCACCACCCGGGTCGGGCAGGCCCTGCCATGTGCAGCTGTCGTCATGGATGGACCGTCGTTGTGATATCAGGGTTGCCTGCTGCGGCGGTAGATGATAATACTCGGGTACCCAGTACAagcattacttgtacaagcagaTATTATTGGTAGGCGGATAGCGTGGCTGGGATGTGGACGACGGTGACTGGAGTCGGCACCGCCGAGACGCCAGCGGATAcgaggtgtaagtactgcacggagtattactgtaagaACTtagccaagtacatgtacttgctgtacctACAGGTATTAAAATATTCTCATGATTAGCTACATGTTACGGAGGATCtggtggcaaaaatgtcgattcaatttgtaggagtagcgctaccaaacctgaatcgtcacttttgtcaagtgactgtagtAGGTACAGcattacctacagtacataatTATTACCGTACCCCAACTAAGAACAGTGCTATACCGTGCGAGACTAGATGTGCTTGCAACTAATACAGGACTACACAGTGggttagtacagtacagaggCGATTTCTTGTCATCATAGTATTATTACCTCGTTCCTTGGCGCGGACCAAGTCAGTGTACGCGCATTCACCTGCGTACAAACACACCAGCGCGTGCCGCTACATccaccgtactgtacttgtacgcatGGACGATGATCCAAAATTAGGGACTTGCTTGCTACTGCAAAACTTTGGCGCAAAAATATCTGCggcacacacgcacgcatgGGTGGGGGCGGAGGGAACACTTTGGAATGAGCCAGACGTCAGATCTGTCAGAGTCATCGCTTCTGGATTCGACGAGGGTGTGCCCAAAAGGAAGGCGATTGTTCCTTCGGGAATTTGGGCCAAGAATGACGTGACTCGTACCATGACATGGATGTGGCACAGAATACTCATACTCTTTCCAGTACGCCTCcattaataatactccgtgcactTTCCGTCCATGGATCTCAACCTTTGGACGCTGCGCAGCATCCGCCGCGTCCTTGCATCTTGTACCCGGAACGTCCTGGTAGGGAGGCctcctccccgtcgccgGGTGCTCCatgaggcggcggcggcggcggctgtgCTTCGCGAGAAgcctgcgtcgtcggatAAGGCACCTgagccgccgaagccgccgcaaGCCGTCTTGGCAAAGTTGCCGTCAGGAAATCGTCCGACGACCATGGACCTTCCGTGCCTGGAAGGGGGCGTCGCACCGGAGGATTCTGTCCCGAGACCCGTTGCGTTGCGGAGGCTCGCGGCAGGAGCCAACGTGACCGTCATACTTACTCTCCACGCCCTCGACCCCAGCATTTTGTCCCTGCACCTGGCAAGAGCTGTGCAGCGAGGAAGCGAGATGATCGTTTCGAGAGCAAAAGACCAGACACTTGGCCATCGGTCGGGCCTTGAAGAACCAAGGCCATAATGAGCAAGGCATTGCTCGTAGGGCCGTTGAGCAGCCGACCATTGCCTGCCTACCCGATGACGCGAAAAATGGATTCTCGTACGCGGCTGTAAGCCGTAGCAGCAGAAGGAGCGAGTGACGGGTAGAATGATATGCCCCGTTCCGATGACGGCACGAAACGTCTCCAGAGGAAGGACCGTTTGGCGGGATTCTCTGCTGCAGAATGAGGCAGGAGTGACGGGCCGGGATAAACgggccggcacgagcacctCGCTGCTCGGGTATTCTTGGAACGCAGGGGCGGGCAGCGCATGTAGGGAGGaaatacctacttactgtacctcTACTTCGGTAGGCAGCCCCTTCTCACCTCGTTTGCCCGCCCGGGAAAGGGAACCGACTCTGCCATGCCCCCTCATCCCCCTGTATCATACCTTGCCTCCGCCGCCATCAGGACACTTCATCCCGAAATGCAGCAGCATATCCATGGTGTCGAGCGATTCGCACGGgagttttttttttttcgagACGCATCGAATCCCCTCGATATGGTGGCGAACCCGCAGAGCACAGCAGGTGGGGGCAGTAGGATGCATCCCCATGGCCGCAATGCCATGACTGGAGATCAGGCAGCCCGGGGCCGAAGACGTTGAGCGGCCTCCTTGACAGCAGCCAGATGCGGCAGGTAGGAACCGCTCAGGACaactggacgacgacgacacgaaAACCCTCGGGCTCGCCGGTGTACTGGAGCACCAAAAGGAAGCCCTCCCCATCACCTCCACAAGGCGGTGACGCCAGCTCCGCCCACCTGCCATCCACAGCAGACATCTGCCAGTTCGACAAAGGGTCCCGCTGTGCCGCCGAGGGGTGCAATGCTACCCGGCCACAGCAGAGCCCTCTGGCGGGCCAAGAGGTGCATGTATAAGAATGTACCTGGacggcgtactccgtgcatacACGTGCAGATGGGCAGCGTTGCGCTCATCCTATCGGCCAACGCGCCGGCGCAGTCGACAGGGGGCTCCGAAACTCCTCTGCCGGCCGGTATCTCGGCATACAGATGGCCGCTAGGACGATCCTACCACACTACGGCACAGGGACAGACCTGCACGATTACTATAATCACACCTACCCAAGTACATTGTGCGTACGGCGTGCAGAGCCCTGACGTGGCTGCCGATCGCCACGAGTCCTGCCTGACTGACCACTGGTTTCTGAATCGCGGAGAATGACGAGGGAGGCGGCATCGTGAGCGGTCCGTATGAATCAGTGACCGTCCCGGCTTGAGGTGGACGCGAAAAAAAACCAAAAAAACTAGTCGCTGTCCTCCACGAACCGGCAGTCAAACGGCGAAAGAAGTTCGAACCCTCCATTTGGCATCGGCTGATGATGCCCACCTCGCACACCACCGACGCGGAGCGGCGGTCCCTGGTCCAGTGCCCCCATGACCATCTCCCATCAATGTTCAACCGTGCGCTCGTCCCGTGCCATGGTGATATTCCATCAGTCAGAGGTTGCTTCGAGAAGGGATGCAAACTCCTCGAGCGGATCGACGCCGTTTCTGGGCCGAGAGGGGGCCTGCACAGCCATACAGTGGTGTGCAGTTCACTGATGCGCTCCGGCACAAAGGTCCTCATGCCCCGTCCCGTGTGCCCTCGACGGGACCTTGGCGTGTGAGGTCTGGCCTATCCCTGTGACAggcagctcctcctcgccgctgcaACATCCGAGAAGCTCTGGTGGCAGTGGTGCGCAGTATCAGGTCTTGGCCGCCGATGATTCCTTGCAGCAGGGGTCATCGTCGCAAGAGACACGCAACGAGCGTCGGCAAACCTGCCCAGCTCCGAGTAATCAGCGTCGCAACAGGCCAAAGCCAGTGCAGCTCGATCGAGGCATCGCCACGCAGTGCTACCTCGGTCAGTGTGGAGCCGCAACAAGTCAGCCTACGAATGATCGACACGCATGCTGGTCCATCTCAGCAGCTTTTGCATGCTCACCCCACGGGGACTGCCACGTCGGGTTGGCACGGGATGCCGCGGGAACGGCGTGGAGCAGATGGATCTATCAAGTTCCCCGTGGTGGGGGgtgaggggggaggggtCACTGCGACTCGAAATCTACTCGTCATGATGGCAAGATGGGGACGAGTTGGACCGGAGAGGGGCCTTGCAGAGATGGCACATGCTGCTGCGGCGTGCTGCGTGAGCCACGAGGTAGATTGACGCGTGAGAGAATGGAATCTGGACCAATCCAGAGGCTGCCCGGCAACCACTCTCTCCACGCTCGTCGTCTGTACAATCGTAGTTCtcttctcgtcgacgcgaATGGCTTGAAAATGCGAATGGGACAAACTACACCCCGCAGGCGAGTGATTTGGTCCTGCGAAGAACTCGAGTCGCTGACGGTGACCGAGAATGGCAAGCAGCCGttgcggcgacggaggaagCAGACGATCGAACAAGGTCGAAAGCAGTGGCCGCCGTAGATGGGGGTTGCACCGCTATTCATGTGCGTATTGAATGGCATGGACACATTGCCATGCATGCCACGAACCTGTTGACATCCAAACGACATGCAGCTTTTCACGAGCACCCACCAGGTACTCTCTCCTGACAGCTCCCATGGCCGCCAGACAACAGCACGCGGGCAAGATCCCCAGAGAACTGCGCCTGCAAGCATCATCGGTACAATGCCGACACTGTATAGCGCGATTCCTTGGTGCCAACGGCCTGGAGCTAGGATGAAGCCAGACCAAGCATTGGCTTGACATCAGCAGGGGCGCCAACGCCACTCCCATATGCCGACCTCAAACTGATGCACCCTCGACatggacggcatcgaggccgaaGATGCCTCCGGCATCGTCCGCATCGCAGACGTATTGATACGGCAATGTACGTGCGCCCTCGCGTCGGGGGCGTGCCTGCGGCCCACGTCAACCCCATTTGACGCCAAGAAAGCTGAACTGCTTCTTTCCGGAGCTGGGCTTGTCGTCGGCATTTTCCAGATATATTCTGTCGTGTcccttgacgtcgacgaagagatacttgtactcgtaaTCGCCATCACCGCGGCGCCTGATCATGTGTAGCTGTGCGATGCCATTTCGTAGAGGACCGTCGACCTGCAGCACGTCAGCGCCCGGCCGTTTGTTCCAGCCGTCGTGTCACTCACGTGAAAGTGCATGACAAGATGCTGGTTCCCTTGCGAGTCCGTCTTTTCGGACGACCTGTCTGCTGTCAGATTCACCATGACCGCGTCGAGGTGATGAACCTACGCAACAGGCCGCGCTCTTCTCCACTTGTTCAAGGTTTCCTCCCCGTGGGCTATAATCTTCTTCGAATCCCCCAGGAGCTCGACACATCTCGGATCTTTCTTGATCTTGTCGATCGCACGGTTGAATTGGGAGATTTTGCTGTCGGGGGAGAAGACATCGGTCCACATAAAATATGCAACGCCGCTCTGCGGAGGAAAAAGCTTAGAACCGACCGTGCCGAAGCCGACTCTTCGCTCGTGGCGGGCCTTGCTTACCgtgaggacgaggccgacgatgatcaTGCCAAAGTTGAAGCTTTGCTGCGTGGCCCGTGCCGTCTTCTCAACCGCCGAAAGCTCGCTCCAAGGCacatgcccgtcgtcgttgaaAGGTGTGACGCCTCGCCGCTTCGGCTTTCGCGCGTCCGTCGTTCCCAGGCCGTGCTGGGAGGCGAAGCATCTCGTCGGGAACCGCCATCGGACACCCAACGGAGGGGCAACGCCTTGAGCGGCCTGCCGAACGGCGAGACGTGCGGTTGTTGCTTTCATCCCGCCGAGTGCTCACGACCCATGGTCCGGAAGCTGGACcctctgctgctgcggctgctggtGAACGGGCGGGCGCAAATAACGTTCGAGTAGCCTGAAGCGGGAAATGTGGTGATACAAGCTTTGCCCACTTGGTGGTGGTCCTGGTATTGCTTGTGCCAGCTTCGTGCGAGTGAGAGCCTCGTTCCGAGAATTAATA of the Drechmeria coniospora strain ARSEF 6962 chromosome 01, whole genome shotgun sequence genome contains:
- a CDS encoding import inner membrane translocase subunit tim-21, with translation MKATTARLAVRQAAQGVAPPLGVRWRFPTRCFASQHGLGTTDARKPKRRGVTPFNDDGHVPWSELSAVEKTARATQQSFNFGMIIVGLVLTVSKARHERRVGFGTVGSKLFPPQSGVAYFMWTDVFSPDSKISQFNRAIDKIKKDPRCVELLGDSKKIIAHGEETLNKWRRARPVASSEKTDSQGNQHLVMHFHVDGPLRNGIAQLHMIRRRGDGDYEYKYLFVDVKGHDRIYLENADDKPSSGKKQFSFLGVKWG